Below is a window of Nicotiana tabacum cultivar K326 chromosome 19, ASM71507v2, whole genome shotgun sequence DNA.
CAAACAAGCAAGGTAATTTATGAGAAGCAAGTATCTTTAGTTTTTTGTGTTGGGGAAGTCTGGCTCTTGATTCTTGAATAATGTTTTCAATGGCTTCTGACATTAGATCCACGATCAAAAGTCTCCATCAAGAATAGAGTGTGATAAAGAAGTATCCTTTTTTAAAATGCTtgcttctttctttttattttactcaTGACATATGTAAAGTTTGAGTCCTTTGACTCTCAAGCAGCTTTTTACATCTGGTTGTAACACTCTTGCTCAAGGTCATGGAGATCATCATGCTACTCTTGGATTGTCTAACCACTGGACGAACAGGTGACTAATTTTCCATTTTGGTGCTGTCTCATGTCTTTGCGCTTCACTTTCTCATCTTACTGCTGCTGCAGTTGGCACTCATCACCTTTTGCTCTTCATCTGAGAATCTGACAAATTATGGAGGCTAGAAATAAGTTACACTTGGACACTCGAATTAGAAACGTCCCACATTCTTAATGTAATGTATTTGAAAAGTTGATAGCTAATACCTCCACTAACTAATGCATTTTCATTCTCTTAATATGGTTGGCTGTTTAGAAGTAGTTACACTGCGAAACAGAAATTCCTTGGTTAATGCTATTACCTACCAGGATTTCAAATACATTTACGTTGAGGCTTGAGCAATAGTGGCATCCCATCTATTGATTTCTAAGACATGGAACCTACACTATGTATGTTGGCTGACATTGCAAAATGTTGGAAGTTCAATTTGAGAACCCAATCAAGTGTATGTTGGCCTACATTACGCAATGGTAAGTCCTGTTTCAGGGCCACTAAGCTAAGCCAGCCCAAATAGTCTGGTGTTAGGGTTTACAGACTATAAGAATGggataaaaaaaaaaatgaagtagAAAGCCTGACCAGCAACATCTAGGCACTAGCAATAAAAGATGAACCATCAATCTAGGAAGTGAAGTCTGTTGGCGAACAGTTACATTTTTGTCATACGCATTCTCATCCAACAGTTAGTATAGATTTCTGAAGTATCCTTCATAATGCTCTGCCTCTGGTTCTGAATGTGCTGGTTTGGTGTAGATTTTTTTTGGATGTGCATAGCCATGTATCTATCTCTTTTTGATTGAGAGCTCAGTGCTATTActtttcttcttcaggtttgagaAAAAGGATGATTCCCACGGTCATTCCGGAGATGCAACTGCAAATGTGTATGATCACTTTAGTGAAACACAGACAGACTCTCAGGTTTGAGTTTTTTGTCATTTCAAACTGTTAGAGCTGCTCTTCTTATCTGAACTCATCTCAACTGAACTTTTATTCTCTTTTAGACATTGGCGACTTTAGATCTGTGTTTTAGTTTCATATATtgttcattttgttctttttattaCTATGATTTCGACTTCTTCATTTTTTTACATCATATCACAATTGTAGCTATGCGTTCTTCAATGCAGGTTGTTGGATATGCAGAAGATTTGTCTGGCAGACAAATGATTATCGATAGAGTACGAACAAGGAGTTCTGGCTTGACTTGACACGGGATTACATCGTCTTTTACTGCTTAGATCACTTCCAAGTCTTCTTTATGAGTTGATGGTGTTTCTGAGCTCTGCCCGCTATAGAAATACAGCAGTCCAATTCAGAAAGGGGTGACTGATGACTTAAAGCCGGCACAATGGTAGTCAATCTTCTCTGGCTCTAAGCTAAGCTTTTCAATCATGTAAGACAAAGGAAAAATCTTCTCTTAGCCAAACCAGGATGGTTCTTGACCTTTCCAGCTTTAGAATTCAGCTTCATGAGTGCACTAAGCGAAAGTATTCTCTGCTAGAcgttaagttttttttttaatttttaaataaaaaatgtacGTGTATTTCGTGTACGAAATCTACAAGGCAATGTAGTTTGGCAAAGTAATGATTTGaaacttttatttttcaaaatagtgcTATCTATTTGTACTCATTGTAAAGAACCAAGAAGGAAGGTAAACGTATCTCAGAGGTTTATATATTGTTCGACATGAAATGTAGGAAGTTATAGCTACTCCCTGAAGCTTACTATAACTCTTTTCTTCTTCAGTAATATGAAATTTAATCTTTGAGATTTTATAAAAGTAAATGGTGTCAAACATTTGGCATCTCAAAATGGAAGAGGTATCATATAAAATGGAGCGGAAGAGGTGCCTGTTTAGTTATTATCTCTCATTTGAGTTTTAGTtatgtttttagtatttatttgaatttttgtcTTAAACAAGTTTATAATACAATTTCATTTAAAAGAGCAATGTGcatttatttattaaaaggagAACAAAGTGGCCAGGAATTACGCACTTTTCTATGGTCGGTGGACTGAAAAAGTAAGATGAACTCTTTCCGATTTCTTTCCCTCTTTTATTTTGCTACAAAACAAAGAGGATAAAACTGTAAACTCTTTTGGTTACCTCTACCTTTGCCTGATTTACAAACAAAGCTATGAAGTTATCCTCTGCATGGGTGAAATAAACAGTATGCTGAATCTTGACGAATCCTCGACCAATGCATAGGCTAACTGCAAAAGctgaccatgcaaaaataataataataaatgacacTTATTTTCACCAGTCTTTAAGCAAGGAGGTATTGGTAGTTCACTAGTTCACATCTATTGTTTCCCACATCTTGTCTAAATCGTTCCTTTGTtaattaatataaagctaagatATTAATAGTATGTTCCAAACCCCTCCAAATTCAACTGTAATCATTCACCCAAATAATCTACAGTTACCTCAATATTAATTGTATGTTCGAAAGACTGTTTAACACACAAAAAGTCAAAATTAAGGATAAAGTTATTACATTTTCGATATTATGAGAGAAACATACGATAACAATAGCAAATTCAGTGTGTTTTCATAAGTGAGGTCTGGAAAGGGTGAAATATATATAGACCTTACCTCTGTCTTATGTGAGATAAAAAAATTGTTTTCGATAAACCCTCCGATCAAGACAGTAGAAATATACCTTCATCCAAAATCAAGCCGTTAAGACATCTTTACCTTGATCTCTAGGGCAAAGGATTACCAGAATTGGAATACTCCATCCTTGTTGGAATCCCACCAAACAATTGAGGTGGCTAGTAATCATTGGTCAACACATGACATATATAAAACAAAGAAAGCCAAAAATATTTGGTCCAAAAAGTTCAACACAGCCTGTTTGTCTACTAAAAAGGGAAGAGGAAAACCTGGTCGTGGGTCCAATCCTTGTTTTCATCAAACTTGTAGTTTTGTGTTAGTCCAAATAGCCGTTGCACCACCCTAGCCTCTTTAACTACTTTACGCAATATAGATATTGTACAGTTCTTCATTTATTAGCATTGTCTTTCTAGGAAGAAATCCGTGGCCCCTGCTCCTTTTCCCCGCTCCTCTCACCCCCTACCCCACCTCCTCCCTAAACCACAATTTTCTAAAATCGCAACAGATTGAAGTTAGTATGTAATATACGGGTTCACCTGAATTCATTCAATATAGTTCTTACATATTAACTGATTTTAGGTTTTTTTCCCATatattaagaaataaaattttaacattaattaataatgaaattgaCCATGTTAATCTTAATatgttcattgaaaatataataaatacccCTAGGCTCTTTACTCGAAGGGTAACTTTGGAAAAAAGAAGTTAATTTCTTCTTGATATCCGAAAAAATCAAGTATTATGGaccacaaaaaaaaattcaattaaagtgcaccggagggagtattaatttgtaattatatatatatatatatatatatatatatatatatatatatatatataatatatatatatatatatatatatatatatatatcatcatTATAGGAACCAACAAACTTCAAATCATAGCTCTACCTCTAAATAGATCCAATCCCAATTTGTACATAACATACTTTCTCTTAATAAAGATTGATAATACTTTTGGCACATAGAAGTACTCTTGAAACTTGTGGTTTAAATTTGTCATGACATTTCTGTGATTATAAGAATGTtgttaagataaagtaaaaaaattTACTTGAGCCAAGGATCTATCGGAAATAACATCTCTACCCTCACAAGGTAAATGTAGTATGCGTATACTCTATCCTCCtcagaccctacttgtgggatttatattaaatttattattgttattgttattgataaaatgaaaaatttaatattaaaaaaatttaaatatgaaaacGTGTTTATTATTTTAGAACATAGTAAAAATAGAGTTTCATATAAAATAGAACGAAGTAAGTATATTATGAAACAAAGTAAGTTTCATAACACTCGGCACTTAAATCTCATTAGAAATATTATGAAATATCCTTTACCTAGAACAAGctagcaaaattttctaaatatttTGAAGTGTGACGGAGTATAGAATGGTAGAGCAAATTGAGACAATTTGCATCTGTTGAGTATTTGGTTTACTTATTTCTTCCGTATGTATGGtctatcaacaacaacaacaaactcagtgtaaTCTTATAAATGAGTTAATCATAATTAGAGTAAGTTATTTTTGAGAACTATAcaaataattataattataagCTTTATAGCaactaattataatatttaatttaaatccTTATTTGCTTAATGAAAAAATGTGTTTTTATCTAAATATCAGAAAATAATTAATCATAATTAGAGTAAATTATTTCTTTAATCATGTAAGAGATTGATAGGAATTATGAAATAAGAGAATAATAGATTAAACAAATTTATACTAGTATTAATTTAACAAACTATTCCTCGTTTAAGAATTATTAAACAATCCGTGTCCTGCTTAAAATTTCCATACTATCGGAATAATAACTATGGTTTTCTTTTTCTACCCATAAAATCCATAACGTCTCTCtgataaatattttctttctatACAAACTCAAcgtttctatattatttttttaatagccCTACCATCTCTAACGTCTCTCTTTATAAAATCTCCATTTCTACATTTTCTTTAGCTCCATCTTTACTATTCCTCTAACACCaacttctctctttctctctctctttcataTACAAAATCAGAAGCTTATGCTTCAATGGCAACAGCATTAGCATATAGAACGCCATTATTATCTGAATCAAGCAGTATAATAAGCACAAGCAGCAGCAGTGAATCAGAAGAAAGCCCAGCAACTTCCCAAAGATACAATGATTTCCAATTACTAAATCTCCAAATCAAGATTTCAAGAATACCAAACATTCCTTGTACAAATTTCCACTCTTACAAATCCTTAGCTGTTCTTTCAGGCCACGTTGGCACAGTTTCTTGTTTAGCTCTTTGTGGTGAATTCATCCTCAGTGCTTCTCAAGGTAAAGACATAATTGTTTGGCAACAGCCTGATTTAAGACAATTTACTAAATTTGGAACAGGAGATGGTTTTGTTAAAGCACTAGTTACTGTTGGTAATAAAGTTTTTACAGCACATCAAGATAGTAGAATTCGTGTTTGGAAAGTTTCAAGAAGATCTGAGAATGTTTTTAGGCTTATTGATACACTTCCTACTACAAAAGATTATCTTGGGAAATTTATGAAACAGAGTAATTATGTTCAAACTAggagacatcacaagaaattatGGATTGAACATGCTGACAGTATTTCTTGTTTAGCTGTTTGTAATGGGTACATTTATTCTGGTTCTTGGGATAAGACTTTAAAAGTGTGGAGAATTTCTGATTTGAAGTGTTTGGAATCAATTAAAGCACATGATGATGCTATAAATGGATTGGTTTGTAGTAGTAAAAATGGGGTTGTGTTTTCAGCTTCTGCAGATGGAAAAATTAAAGCTTGGGGTAAAGAAGGGAAAAGTTGTGGGGGTACACATTCACTTAAGGGAATCTTGGAGGGTCATAAAGATGTTTCTTTAAACTCTGTGGTTGTTTCTGAAGATGGGAATTTTGTATTTGGAGGGGGGTCAGATGGGTATTTGATGGGGTGGGTGGGTAACAAGAATCTTGATAGTTGGAAATTAGTATGTGAAGTGAAAGCACATGGAATGGCAGTATTGTGTATGTGTTTAATGAAAGGGGAATTCTTGTGTAGTGGATCAGCTGATAAGAGTATTTGTATTTGGAAAAGGGAAATAAATGAAGGGTTATTTAGAGTTGGAGTTATAAAAGGACATGAAGGTCCAGTTAAGTGTTTACAAGCTTCACCAGTTAGTGTTGGGGGTGGATTTATGTTGTATAGTGGAAGTCTTGATAAAAGCCTTAGAGTTTGGTGGATTCCAAATTATTCTGATGAGAAAAAGGAGACAACTTTGATTCAAGGTACACACAAATAAGATCCTAAAGTGAATATTTTGCTCaagttttttgaagtttttgacAGTGAAAGCACTGATGCCCTCTTTTGTTTTTTTACAGTGTGTACAGTGCTTTGAATTGAGTGGTTACTACTTACATTTTACAAGTTCTTTTTGGTAGTTTATACTGTGTATTTGAAAGGGTTCATTTTcttgttgttttgagtttttaGTGAAAGATTAGATGGAACTTTTTCACAGTTAGTGTTTGTGTGAATTGTGAAGTCTAGGAACATGGAGCAAAGAGTAGAGAAAAATtgtgttattttcattttttggttctTAATCATCATATGTTTTTTCCCCCTACTTTTCTTGAATGCAATTAGGTCAACAGAGTGAtacacatgaatgaaatgagaaCATTTCTTTTGTCTATTTAATTCGTCAGCAAATCATCTTATTATCTACTTGTTCAACAACCATCCCTCCCTCATAAATAAATAttactaataaatattttttaattaaagaacaagaaggaaaatAAAGCCAAAGGAATAGGGGGTGAAATGGACTATGGATAATTAGTTACTCTGCAATCTTTATCTGCTTAAGTGAAAGTTTTGCTCCATCTATTCAGTTCCTACTGAAAATCACATCAATGGAAACATAACAAGCAAAGATCCTAAGCCGTTTGTGCATAAATACCattctaatatttttaaatatttgagaATTGTCCAAAGACATATAAGGAGATAAACGGCCTCCCATCCAACTAATGTGGAATACTAACACTTCCTCGCATGCCTATGACTAGACATCTCCGCCCAACATGAAATAATAATTGAATGAGCCTAGCTCTAATACCATAATATAAAACAAAGAATATTAGGTCAATTCATCCAAAAGGTAGCTTAAGAGGCGAGAATTGACCAGAGTCATATTAGGAGACAAATTACCTCCCACCCAACCGATATGGGACACTAACAGAGTGCTTGCAAATAttaaatttcaatatttaaatCTCAAGTAAAGTGAGATATTGAAATTGTTGTTTTTAGTGTGTAGTTCaagttaattattgatttttcacta
It encodes the following:
- the LOC107794753 gene encoding protein JINGUBANG-like; protein product: MATALAYRTPLLSESSSIISTSSSSESEESPATSQRYNDFQLLNLQIKISRIPNIPCTNFHSYKSLAVLSGHVGTVSCLALCGEFILSASQGKDIIVWQQPDLRQFTKFGTGDGFVKALVTVGNKVFTAHQDSRIRVWKVSRRSENVFRLIDTLPTTKDYLGKFMKQSNYVQTRRHHKKLWIEHADSISCLAVCNGYIYSGSWDKTLKVWRISDLKCLESIKAHDDAINGLVCSSKNGVVFSASADGKIKAWGKEGKSCGGTHSLKGILEGHKDVSLNSVVVSEDGNFVFGGGSDGYLMGWVGNKNLDSWKLVCEVKAHGMAVLCMCLMKGEFLCSGSADKSICIWKREINEGLFRVGVIKGHEGPVKCLQASPVSVGGGFMLYSGSLDKSLRVWWIPNYSDEKKETTLIQVCTVL